In Sphaerospermopsis torques-reginae ITEP-024, the genomic window CTACATAGCCCAAACATAGCAAAAACTTCCAATCAGGTATAAGCCACACTCCCAGGGCGCATAAAGCCGCAATTAACGCCGAACCCCAAACATTTTCAGGACCCCTTGCACCAGAGCGTTTTTCTGCAATTCCTTGGGCTTCTTTTTCTTTCATACCGATGCGGGTAACTCCCGAACCGACGATAAAATAAAACCCTACCACTAAATATCCTGGCCAACCCAGTGTTCCCCAAACTATTACACCCAATAACCAAGCATGGAATATTCCCGCCGGGGTGAGTAATTTTTTAGGAATAATTGCCACTATCCCTAATAAAATAGCGTTTAATCCCATTCCAAATAACCAGGGATTGATGTCATTAAGTAATGATAACATTGGTAATTAATGATGAGTATTTTCAGTTTTTTATGATATGGAACTACTTTTTTGATATGTGACAGTTAGGGGTGCAGAATGTGGGTTGATTCTACTAACTACATTTGTCTGTCAACAAACGATTTTTTTTTACATCTCACCAGAGTTCAGAAATTTTCTCAATTCTCTTATAGCTCAGATTTAGGTTTATATCCTGTCGGGAGAATTTCATAAGTTTTCAGCCAACCAATGACAGGAACTTTTACCTTTCTGTAGTCAATTTTTATTGACCCATCTAAGGTAAAAGAATCATGTCTCCCTTTTTTCTTAAACTTAGGAAATCCTTGACTTTTTTTCAAGAAGGCTTTCAAGGCATCTGAGAGATATCTTAATGCGTATTGAGGGGCGCATTTGGATACGTCATAATACCAAGGATGGGTAGATTTAATGGCTGCTACTAACCATTTATGTAAATCTATGGCTGTGGGAAATTTAATCTTTTCTT contains:
- a CDS encoding RNA-guided endonuclease InsQ/TnpB family protein, with protein sequence MLLGFKTQLKVNKQQRLLLAQHAGVARHAWNQGLALGQQVLLHNKLNPQEKIKFPTAIDLHKWLVAAIKSTHPWYYDVSKCAPQYALRYLSDALKAFLKKSQGFPKFKKKGRHDSFTLDGSIKIDYRKVKVPVIGWLKTYEILPTGYKPKSEL